In Paenibacillus hexagrammi, the following are encoded in one genomic region:
- a CDS encoding LptM family lipoprotein codes for MRRIRSIALSMLLAVSLLGCGKEGPQTPLTSQQFDDMLHDVKKYKGSPVEIYGAVFATPQRLEKMVYLQVYADPVNYGKSVIIAFENPSLDVGNGDYIHVVGKVKDEFTGENTFGIKLSVPRIIADTVEKTGPHNVMSPPSN; via the coding sequence GTGAGGAGAATTCGAAGCATAGCACTCAGCATGCTGCTCGCAGTTTCTTTGCTAGGCTGTGGAAAAGAGGGTCCTCAGACCCCCTTAACAAGCCAGCAATTTGACGATATGCTCCATGATGTGAAGAAATACAAAGGAAGCCCGGTAGAGATATACGGAGCAGTGTTTGCCACACCTCAAAGGTTGGAGAAAATGGTCTATCTCCAAGTCTACGCGGACCCCGTTAATTATGGAAAAAGCGTGATCATCGCTTTCGAAAATCCGAGCCTGGATGTGGGGAATGGCGACTATATCCATGTGGTAGGAAAAGTGAAGGATGAATTCACAGGAGAAAATACGTTCGGCATCAAACTATCCGTACCGCGCATTATAGCCGACACCGTAGAAAAAACGGGTCCGCATAATGTTATGTCTCCTCCTTCCAACTGA
- a CDS encoding peptidylprolyl isomerase has product MKLLAIRTYSRASLLWMSVALILFILLVLLSSLGDARRTIPETPAASNTVAIVNGSSLSRDQLYQTLVSLAGKQALEQLITETLLQQQADQLGIVVTEEDIDKDLSKIRREYNSPEEYRTKLSQDGFTESTLREQIHTQLLLRKILGPQTAVSDDQVKVYYDQNKALIASPEMIRASHILVKTRQDAEAILSQLQAGADFAVLAKEKSIDTGTKNSGGDLDYFPRGYLDTKFEEAAFALEPGQISGIVETTQGFHIIKVTDRRLGSTPTFDERKEELRNELIDAQVHNLAGPYLEKLRSEATIQLMQLQP; this is encoded by the coding sequence TTGAAATTATTAGCCATTCGAACATATAGCAGGGCCAGTCTGTTGTGGATGAGTGTTGCTTTAATCCTGTTCATACTGCTTGTCCTACTATCCTCCTTGGGAGATGCCCGCAGAACCATTCCCGAAACCCCAGCCGCGAGCAATACGGTTGCCATCGTGAATGGCTCCTCCCTCAGTAGAGATCAGCTGTACCAAACGCTTGTCAGTCTGGCCGGGAAGCAGGCCCTTGAACAGCTCATTACCGAGACGCTTCTGCAGCAGCAAGCGGATCAGCTAGGCATTGTCGTAACCGAAGAGGATATCGATAAGGATCTTAGTAAGATTAGGCGGGAATACAATTCCCCTGAGGAATATCGAACAAAGCTGTCCCAGGACGGATTTACGGAATCAACCCTGCGGGAGCAAATCCATACGCAGCTGCTGCTTCGCAAGATTCTTGGTCCGCAGACAGCTGTTAGTGATGATCAGGTCAAGGTCTATTACGATCAAAATAAAGCGCTTATCGCTTCACCGGAGATGATAAGGGCTTCTCATATACTCGTGAAAACAAGGCAGGATGCCGAAGCCATCCTCTCTCAGCTGCAAGCTGGAGCTGACTTTGCTGTACTGGCAAAGGAGAAATCAATTGATACCGGCACCAAGAATTCCGGCGGTGATCTTGACTACTTCCCGCGCGGTTATTTGGATACCAAGTTTGAAGAGGCCGCATTCGCTCTTGAACCAGGTCAGATTAGTGGAATTGTCGAAACAACGCAGGGGTTTCATATTATCAAAGTGACGGATCGGAGATTGGGTTCAACACCGACTTTTGACGAACGCAAAGAAGAGCTGCGCAACGAATTAATCGATGCACAAGTGCATAATCTGGCTGGGCCTTATTTGGAAAAGCTTCGTTCCGAAGCAACGATCCAGCTGATGCAGCTTCAACCCTAA
- a CDS encoding cohesin domain-containing protein, whose product MYKRITILCMSIMIAASLTVSASAAGANALSGNQEIHLDSIVVDQASRFVTIKGDITAGEGSEVTARVIDPNGKVDYMNQTTSGPNGAFAFTYVPNEAVSGDYQLSVGGEGVNSPVGSQFEIGEAGTIAGATLSGPDSVSSGQSFDLTYGLQHVGQEVAAEDITVTYDTYKLNFASATSLDEDTFAIVGQKESPGQVRLLGVHLAESGTNPNKSLMTLTFTAKTDVSSGIAAIAVAQVMTANQAGVETELSGASYQVQINTIDKTTLNDLIDEARQAHDTAVEGNHAGQYPTGAKAALQTAIDLAVKVADNGTATQEQIEQATTDLSAALTAFRNSVITSIPGDHNHDDKLSIGDLAIVANVYGLQEGDEGWEAAQSSDINHDGKIDIEDLAALARLILSW is encoded by the coding sequence ATGTACAAACGAATCACAATCTTGTGTATGTCGATTATGATCGCGGCTTCTCTGACTGTCTCTGCCTCGGCAGCTGGAGCGAATGCGTTGTCCGGCAATCAGGAGATACATCTCGATTCCATCGTCGTTGATCAAGCCTCCCGCTTTGTGACCATTAAGGGCGATATCACCGCAGGCGAAGGATCAGAAGTAACTGCCAGAGTGATTGATCCAAACGGAAAAGTAGATTACATGAATCAGACAACGAGCGGACCGAATGGTGCTTTTGCTTTTACTTACGTGCCCAATGAGGCGGTCAGCGGGGATTATCAGTTGAGTGTTGGAGGCGAAGGAGTGAATTCGCCGGTTGGCAGTCAGTTCGAAATCGGAGAAGCCGGTACAATAGCCGGTGCAACCTTATCCGGTCCCGACTCTGTCTCCTCCGGACAATCGTTTGATCTGACATATGGACTGCAGCATGTCGGTCAAGAGGTAGCGGCGGAAGATATTACTGTGACTTATGACACGTATAAGCTGAACTTCGCCTCTGCGACGTCCCTGGATGAAGACACGTTCGCCATCGTCGGTCAGAAGGAATCTCCCGGACAGGTTCGATTACTAGGCGTCCACTTGGCGGAGTCCGGCACGAATCCGAATAAATCCTTGATGACACTCACCTTCACAGCTAAAACAGATGTATCTTCAGGAATTGCGGCTATCGCAGTTGCTCAAGTAATGACTGCCAATCAAGCAGGTGTTGAGACAGAGTTAAGCGGAGCTTCCTATCAGGTACAAATCAATACTATAGATAAAACCACCTTGAACGACCTCATTGATGAAGCCCGACAAGCACATGATACGGCTGTAGAAGGCAATCATGCCGGACAATATCCAACCGGAGCCAAAGCGGCTCTGCAGACTGCAATCGATCTAGCCGTCAAAGTGGCCGACAATGGAACAGCAACACAAGAGCAGATTGAGCAGGCGACAACGGATTTGAGTGCAGCATTGACAGCATTCCGTAACTCCGTTATCACTTCCATACCGGGAGATCACAACCATGACGATAAGCTCAGTATCGGTGATTTGGCAATCGTGGCGAACGTCTACGGACTGCAAGAAGGAGACGAAGGATGGGAAGCTGCGCAAAGCAGCGATATCAATCACGACGGCAAAATCGATATTGAGGATCTTGCAGCTTTGGCAAGATTGATTTTGAGCTGGTGA
- a CDS encoding sensor histidine kinase, with protein sequence MTLREKEAEIMALNLQLNPHFLYNTLNIINWMAIEKDQKAISRMIVSLSTMLQYTVNNKQEIVRLKDDLEWLKGYTHIMEIRFEGIFRFRFEVDDLPGDCKVPKLFLQPIIENAIIHGFDHEQKEGIIIIRGEIDGNDLVFKVIDNGKGMRSDKVAGLLSPHSKGIGIKNVEQRIIILYGSNYRLHIQSREGIGTEVTVRIPLQY encoded by the coding sequence GTGACACTTCGGGAAAAGGAAGCCGAGATTATGGCGCTCAATCTTCAGCTGAACCCGCATTTTTTGTACAATACGCTCAACATCATCAATTGGATGGCGATCGAGAAGGATCAAAAAGCGATCAGCCGCATGATTGTTAGTCTCTCCACGATGCTGCAATATACAGTCAATAACAAGCAGGAGATTGTCCGGCTCAAGGACGATCTGGAATGGTTGAAAGGCTACACGCATATTATGGAGATTCGATTTGAGGGCATCTTTCGGTTTCGTTTCGAAGTGGACGATCTCCCGGGAGATTGCAAGGTGCCGAAGCTATTTCTTCAGCCGATCATAGAGAATGCCATCATTCACGGCTTTGATCACGAGCAGAAGGAAGGGATTATCATTATTCGCGGAGAGATCGACGGAAATGATCTCGTGTTCAAGGTCATTGACAATGGCAAGGGTATGCGCAGCGACAAGGTAGCCGGGCTGCTAAGTCCGCACTCCAAGGGAATCGGGATTAAGAACGTGGAACAGAGGATCATAATTCTATATGGCAGCAATTATCGATTGCATATTCAGTCCAGAGAAGGTATTGGAACCGAGGTAACCGTAAGAATCCCGCTTCAGTATTAA
- a CDS encoding beta-L-arabinofuranosidase domain-containing protein, whose translation MIQRSRMKRRMAIFLVALMITSLFQSFMAVAFAADDMLAWYQFDQADGGKVKDLSGKGNDATVVGSTALVDGRDGKSISLTGGYVQLPNNLLNNATAITISTWVQMDSVQSYSRIFDFGSGTTRYLFLTSTGRNDGAEGLAAAITTNGWGSEEHVTKGTDLATGVWKHVALVISGSTGTLYEDGVKVAENKELTLNPSSLGNTTANFIGKSQFSGDPTFRGKFDDFRIYNRALSGSEIMDAMGLTADEIVKSDRDSINLGNLFTVDSDITLPTQGPLGSSITWRSSNESVIDTNGKVTRPEPGQGNANVDLTATISMNGSSVTREFNVTVLALLSDTEIVSTDKENLSLGDLDEGVTSDVNLPSTGQLGSVISWQTSNASVMDASGKVTRPDNGQGDAEVTLTATLTHGQAMDTKIFHTKVIEKSFVLAIKSIEAIHVQTVAGTAPTLPDSVIGEYNDGKSSRQMKVVWDPIDSAQYTQTGDFQVEGNVQGTEIQAVAHVSVKSIMFQATWNTNRLMPGEKLQTVVEGKNTSDNAVPALVTLALYDQEGKMRQAVHDSKEVGAQSSASLTAELELPADVTGYTAKVFVWEGDDIKASSLQPLAGVVQLGHIAGPPAIPAGLAAVTEEGTSQVIVSWEETEGAESYDLEVDGVVMNHVTSPYHYSGTYNSTHSFAVRAVSKDGASAWSLSQSATIQAVPGNASWVVQPFSLKQVSLESSPFTENRDRTYSMLLFLDNDRMLYNFRAAAGLSTEGAQPLGGWDAPNSNLRGHSTGHYLSALSMAYASSGDTRFKDKLDDMITELGKVQDAMPSQGYSEGFLSGYSEDQFIKLESYASYPTIWAPYYTLHKIMAGLVDAYRYTGNEQALDIADKMGDWVYGRLSVLPKEQLKKMWSLYIAGEYGGMNDVMAELYAITGKEQHLKTAQFFDNETLFAPTADNIDTLTGKHANQHIPQITGALRVYDQTNDASYYKVAENFWHMVVDKRTFSIGGTGEGEFFKGADAIASIIDDKDAETCATYNMLKLTRNLFFHNPDPQYMDYYERALYNHILASQNQADPHGGTTYFVPLGPGNQKSYSNDYNSFTCCMGTGLENHVKYQESIYFYSTDLSTLYVNLYIPSTLHWEAKGFTIKQTTSYPNEGATSLTVDGSGQLDIKLRVPYWVEEGYTVKVNGVEQNIAAVPGTYVTISRVWSPGDKIDISMPFSLRLEKTPDDPSTGSIMYGPLLMVGKSNSTSWTNLKLNTENLSQSITPTGTLSFSTNGIPLVPMYQAYNFRYHAYFKINQ comes from the coding sequence ATGATCCAACGATCCAGAATGAAACGACGGATGGCGATTTTTTTAGTAGCGCTAATGATCACCAGCTTGTTCCAATCGTTTATGGCGGTCGCATTCGCGGCTGACGACATGCTCGCTTGGTATCAATTTGATCAAGCGGATGGAGGCAAGGTTAAAGATTTGTCCGGCAAAGGCAATGATGCTACGGTTGTCGGCAGCACGGCCCTGGTTGACGGACGGGATGGCAAGTCCATCAGTTTGACAGGCGGATACGTCCAGCTGCCCAATAACTTGTTAAACAACGCTACAGCCATCACGATATCGACATGGGTACAAATGGATAGTGTGCAAAGCTATTCGCGGATATTTGATTTCGGCAGCGGCACAACTCGCTATCTATTCTTGACCTCGACCGGCAGAAATGACGGAGCGGAAGGTCTGGCTGCAGCGATTACGACAAATGGATGGGGAAGTGAAGAGCACGTCACCAAAGGAACTGACTTGGCCACGGGTGTATGGAAGCACGTTGCTTTGGTCATTTCCGGTAGCACAGGGACTTTGTACGAAGATGGGGTGAAAGTAGCGGAAAATAAGGAGCTTACCCTAAATCCGTCCAGTCTCGGAAACACAACAGCAAATTTTATAGGAAAATCGCAGTTCAGCGGAGATCCGACATTTAGAGGGAAGTTTGATGATTTCCGTATTTATAACAGAGCGTTAAGCGGCTCCGAAATTATGGATGCGATGGGGCTGACAGCCGATGAGATTGTCAAATCGGATCGGGATTCGATTAATCTTGGCAATCTGTTCACCGTTGATTCTGATATCACATTGCCTACGCAGGGACCGCTTGGCTCTTCAATCACTTGGCGGTCCAGTAATGAAAGCGTTATTGACACTAATGGCAAAGTCACCCGACCGGAGCCGGGTCAAGGCAATGCCAACGTTGATTTGACGGCTACGATTTCGATGAACGGATCCAGCGTAACCAGGGAGTTCAACGTGACGGTGCTCGCTTTACTATCCGATACCGAGATTGTGAGTACGGATAAGGAAAATCTTAGTTTGGGGGATTTGGATGAAGGTGTTACTTCAGATGTGAATCTGCCTAGCACTGGCCAACTCGGGTCTGTGATCTCCTGGCAGACGAGTAACGCAAGTGTCATGGATGCCAGCGGCAAAGTCACCCGACCCGACAACGGCCAAGGTGATGCAGAAGTGACCCTCACAGCTACATTGACACATGGTCAGGCGATGGATACGAAAATTTTCCATACTAAGGTCATTGAGAAGTCCTTTGTACTTGCGATTAAGAGTATCGAGGCCATCCATGTTCAGACTGTAGCAGGTACAGCCCCGACACTTCCGGATTCCGTGATTGGGGAATATAACGACGGGAAATCATCGAGACAGATGAAGGTCGTATGGGATCCTATAGATTCTGCTCAGTACACGCAGACAGGAGATTTCCAAGTTGAAGGAAATGTTCAGGGAACGGAGATTCAAGCAGTTGCTCATGTCTCAGTAAAAAGCATAATGTTCCAGGCTACCTGGAATACGAACCGTTTGATGCCGGGAGAGAAACTGCAGACTGTGGTAGAAGGAAAGAACACAAGCGACAATGCCGTTCCGGCTTTGGTGACCTTAGCACTTTATGATCAGGAAGGTAAAATGCGGCAAGCCGTGCATGACTCCAAAGAAGTTGGGGCACAATCTTCTGCCAGCCTGACTGCGGAGTTGGAGCTTCCTGCCGACGTTACGGGTTATACCGCTAAGGTGTTTGTGTGGGAAGGCGATGATATCAAAGCCTCGAGCTTACAGCCTCTTGCCGGTGTCGTCCAGCTTGGTCACATTGCGGGACCTCCTGCGATTCCCGCTGGCTTAGCCGCTGTAACGGAGGAAGGGACTTCCCAAGTGATCGTGTCCTGGGAGGAGACGGAAGGAGCAGAAAGCTACGACTTGGAAGTGGATGGAGTTGTTATGAACCATGTGACAAGTCCTTATCACTACAGCGGCACCTATAACTCTACACACTCTTTTGCAGTTAGAGCTGTAAGTAAGGATGGCGCAAGTGCATGGAGCCTCTCCCAGAGCGCAACCATTCAAGCAGTGCCCGGCAATGCCAGTTGGGTCGTACAGCCGTTTAGCTTGAAACAGGTTTCACTGGAATCCAGCCCTTTCACCGAAAACAGAGATCGCACCTACTCCATGCTGTTATTCCTGGACAATGACCGCATGCTGTACAACTTCCGGGCCGCTGCCGGACTCTCAACAGAAGGAGCGCAGCCGCTGGGCGGTTGGGATGCTCCGAACTCCAATCTTCGCGGACATTCCACCGGGCATTATTTGTCAGCATTGTCCATGGCGTATGCAAGCAGCGGTGATACGAGATTCAAGGATAAGCTTGATGATATGATCACCGAATTAGGCAAGGTTCAGGATGCAATGCCATCCCAGGGCTATAGTGAGGGATTTTTGAGCGGATATTCCGAGGATCAATTCATAAAACTGGAGTCTTACGCGTCTTATCCAACGATTTGGGCCCCTTACTACACACTACATAAAATTATGGCCGGTTTGGTAGATGCGTACCGCTATACGGGGAATGAACAGGCGCTTGATATCGCCGATAAGATGGGCGATTGGGTCTACGGAAGGCTTAGCGTACTACCCAAAGAGCAACTGAAGAAGATGTGGAGTCTATACATCGCCGGCGAGTACGGCGGAATGAATGACGTCATGGCTGAGCTGTATGCGATTACCGGTAAGGAACAGCACTTGAAGACTGCTCAATTTTTCGATAATGAGACGTTATTTGCTCCGACAGCTGACAACATCGATACACTGACGGGGAAACATGCGAATCAGCATATTCCACAAATTACAGGCGCACTGCGCGTTTATGATCAAACCAATGATGCGAGCTATTACAAGGTTGCCGAAAACTTCTGGCACATGGTCGTTGATAAACGCACTTTTAGCATCGGTGGAACCGGCGAAGGCGAGTTTTTCAAGGGCGCTGACGCTATCGCATCCATCATTGACGATAAAGATGCCGAAACCTGTGCAACCTACAACATGCTCAAACTGACGCGCAATCTGTTCTTCCATAATCCGGACCCGCAGTACATGGATTACTATGAAAGAGCGCTATACAACCACATTCTTGCTTCTCAGAACCAAGCTGATCCGCATGGCGGTACGACCTACTTCGTTCCGCTGGGTCCGGGCAATCAAAAGAGCTATTCCAATGACTATAATTCATTCACCTGCTGCATGGGAACCGGTCTTGAGAATCATGTGAAATACCAGGAGTCCATCTATTTCTACTCAACGGATTTATCGACATTGTATGTCAATCTGTATATTCCTTCGACTTTGCACTGGGAAGCTAAAGGCTTCACGATTAAACAAACGACGTCTTATCCGAATGAAGGCGCAACTTCACTCACTGTTGACGGCAGCGGCCAGCTGGATATCAAGCTGCGCGTTCCATACTGGGTAGAGGAAGGGTATACGGTTAAAGTTAACGGCGTTGAACAAAATATCGCGGCTGTTCCCGGTACCTATGTCACCATCAGCAGGGTCTGGTCGCCTGGAGACAAAATCGATATCTCCATGCCGTTCAGTCTGCGTCTAGAGAAGACGCCAGATGATCCTAGCACCGGCAGCATCATGTATGGACCACTCCTCATGGTCGGCAAAAGCAACAGTACATCCTGGACGAATCTGAAGCTGAACACGGAAAACTTGTCCCAGTCCATCACACCGACAGGCACGTTAAGCTTTTCGACCAATGGTATTCCATTGGTTCCCATGTACCAGGCTTATAATTTCCGTTATCATGCTTACTTCAAAATCAATCAGTAA
- a CDS encoding PDC sensor domain-containing protein, which yields MRFVPSFIRQIVHRFMRLRFRTKMIIFYVMLISIPSILTGFLHYNTSLDIILNNSRESMKEIVKKNNEMIDMILQGIEERTLSLNSDPDLYDVFEHLTDRSDYNLVKMDKRVTMILNKYFSQNSDHYSAQLVTSYYSFGGSGTPYTTNSPFFSVSPEGFRSSDIYSRVAENRGKFIWIPTYDYTKTFNQYQLQGLDPKIKFMFSGARVINSAPIVDGVIHPLDPSIERPVLLINFTESFYREILKFSTPLQGSYLYVVSDKGDIVYHPDTSKLATIDTNGYLEDSFQNKSGTMIKEINGEKMLICFETSKVTGWKTVSVVPYKQLVGELPMFRSMELFVAAGLTILAMLAAYIFSGWMTKPIKKLIVATHITGNGDFTTKIPEQADFEFGILIKKI from the coding sequence ATGAGATTCGTTCCTTCCTTCATTCGTCAAATTGTTCATAGATTCATGCGTCTGCGCTTCCGTACAAAAATGATTATATTTTATGTCATGCTGATTTCCATTCCATCCATTCTTACGGGATTTTTGCACTACAATACCAGCTTGGATATCATTTTGAACAATTCACGGGAAAGCATGAAGGAAATCGTGAAGAAAAATAACGAAATGATCGACATGATTTTACAGGGGATTGAAGAGAGGACCCTTTCACTGAATTCCGATCCTGATCTCTATGATGTGTTTGAACATTTAACGGACAGAAGCGACTACAACCTGGTCAAGATGGATAAGAGAGTCACCATGATCCTTAACAAATATTTTAGTCAAAATTCGGATCACTATTCGGCACAGCTGGTCACCAGCTATTACAGCTTTGGCGGCAGCGGCACACCTTATACCACGAATTCTCCTTTTTTCTCTGTTTCTCCAGAGGGCTTCCGTTCGTCCGACATTTACTCAAGAGTTGCTGAAAATAGAGGGAAATTCATTTGGATCCCGACTTATGACTATACAAAAACTTTTAACCAGTACCAGCTTCAAGGCCTGGATCCCAAGATCAAATTTATGTTTTCCGGAGCTAGGGTCATCAACAGTGCTCCGATCGTAGACGGAGTCATTCATCCGCTTGATCCATCCATAGAGCGTCCCGTGCTGCTCATCAATTTTACGGAGTCGTTTTACCGCGAAATTCTGAAATTCAGCACGCCTCTTCAAGGCTCCTACTTGTACGTCGTGTCAGACAAAGGGGATATCGTTTATCATCCGGATACGTCCAAATTAGCAACAATCGACACCAACGGATACCTGGAGGATAGTTTTCAAAATAAAAGCGGTACGATGATCAAGGAAATCAACGGGGAGAAGATGCTAATTTGCTTTGAAACGTCAAAGGTGACGGGGTGGAAAACCGTTTCGGTGGTTCCTTATAAGCAATTGGTTGGAGAATTACCCATGTTTCGGTCCATGGAACTTTTCGTGGCTGCAGGATTAACCATATTGGCTATGCTGGCAGCTTACATTTTCTCAGGGTGGATGACGAAACCGATTAAAAAGCTAATTGTTGCGACCCATATCACGGGCAATGGCGACTTTACGACTAAGATTCCCGAGCAGGCCGACTTTGAATTCGGCATTTTGATCAAAAAAATTTAA